CGCAGGCCCGGGCGGGGCAGGCAGATGCATCTCCCTTCTCGCAGCCTGCAAGGCAGCCGTCCTATCAGCAGCCGAGGCCGCAGCAGCTTCCCAAATCTGTCCGTTGTCCCGGCTGCGGGGCACAGAATACGGTAGCTCCCAACCAATCTACTAGCTGTGATTACTGCGGGACGACCATTGCTTACAGCTGACCGGGTTCTGCAGGTGAAGGCTGTTCCTCCTAGCTAATAGGGGGACAGTCTTTTCCCCATGTTTACAGAAAGTTATTGCAATAAAAGCCTTCAATCCCGTATAATGTCCACTATGTACATACAAAAGTCTTTGGGGTGAGGACGTTCGTGAAAGAACGCTATTATTTGGTCCGGGAGGACATTTTGCCCGATGCGGTGCTGAAGACCATGCAGGTCAAGCAGCTGCTGGAAGCAGGAGATGCCAAAACCGTACACGAGGGCGTGGAACAGGTCGGGCTTAGCCGCAGTGCTTTTTATAAATACAAAGATGGGATACACTTAATTCATCAGCTGGAGCGCGAGCGCATTGTGACGATCTCGATTGATCTGGAGCACGAGTCGGGCATGCTGTCCAAGGTGCTCGGTTCGGTGGCCGTTCACGGGGCGAATGTGCTGACGATCCATCAGAGTATCCCGCTGCAAGGACGGGCGAACGTGGTGATATCTGTCGAGATCTCCCATCTGAATGAAGAGCTGGGCGACTTGCTGGACAGTCTCAAGGCAATTCCCGGTGTGAAGCGTGCGTTAATTATTGGTCAGGGGTGAGAATACGAATGAAGCCGGTTAGAGTAGGTCTGCTGGGTCTGGGTACTGTAGGTACGGGCGTTGTCCGTATTGTGGAAGGAAATCAGGAGGATTTGAGCAGCCAGGTGGGCTCGCCGATCCTGATTGAACGTATTGCCGTGAAGAATACGGAGAAGCCGCGTGATATCGAAGTGGACCCGTCCAAGATTACCGATGATCCCTGGGCCGTTATCCGCGACCCGGAGATTGATGTCATTGTTGAGGTCATGGGTGGGATCGCAGGGACGAAGGAGTACATTCTGGAGGCACTGGAGCGCGGTAAGCATATCGTAACAGCCAATAAGGATCTGATGGCTCTGCACGGCTCGGAGATTCTGGCTAAGGCGCAGGAGAAGCAGTGCGATGTGTTCTATGAGGCGAGTGTGGCGGGAGGCATTCCGATTATCCGCACTCTGATCGAAGGCTTTTCCTCGGATAAGATTATGAAGATTATGGGGATCGTGAACGGGACAACCAACTACATCCTCAGCAAAATGAGCCAGGAAGGCGCGTCTTACGCGGACGCACTGCAGGAAGCGCAGGAGCTGGGGTATGCGGAGTCTGATCCGACCTCCGATGTGGAGGGACTGGATGCAGCCCGCAAGATGGCGATACTGGGCACGCTGGGCTTCCGGACCAATGTGGAGCTGAGCGATGTCAGTGTAAGCGGGATTTCCGGCGTCAGCAAGGAGGATATGGCTTTTGCCAAACGGCTGGGGTACGAGATGAAGCTGCTCGGAATCGCTGAACGCCAGGATGAAGAATTCAGTATTAGCGTTCAGCCGACGATGATCCGTACGAACCACCCGATTGCCTCCGTGAACGGCGTGTTTAATGCGGTATATGTATATGGTGAAGCTGTAGGGGAGACGATGTTCTACGGTGCGGGGGCAGGGGCTATGCCTACGGCAACCTCAATTGTGGCGGATCTGGTGGCGGTCATTAAGAACCTGAAGCTGGGTGTCAATGGCCTTAAGCAGATTGTGCCG
The sequence above is a segment of the Paenibacillus sp. FSL R7-0204 genome. Coding sequences within it:
- a CDS encoding ACT domain-containing protein; the protein is MKERYYLVREDILPDAVLKTMQVKQLLEAGDAKTVHEGVEQVGLSRSAFYKYKDGIHLIHQLERERIVTISIDLEHESGMLSKVLGSVAVHGANVLTIHQSIPLQGRANVVISVEISHLNEELGDLLDSLKAIPGVKRALIIGQG
- a CDS encoding homoserine dehydrogenase is translated as MKPVRVGLLGLGTVGTGVVRIVEGNQEDLSSQVGSPILIERIAVKNTEKPRDIEVDPSKITDDPWAVIRDPEIDVIVEVMGGIAGTKEYILEALERGKHIVTANKDLMALHGSEILAKAQEKQCDVFYEASVAGGIPIIRTLIEGFSSDKIMKIMGIVNGTTNYILSKMSQEGASYADALQEAQELGYAESDPTSDVEGLDAARKMAILGTLGFRTNVELSDVSVSGISGVSKEDMAFAKRLGYEMKLLGIAERQDEEFSISVQPTMIRTNHPIASVNGVFNAVYVYGEAVGETMFYGAGAGAMPTATSIVADLVAVIKNLKLGVNGLKQIVPYKQKKLKSDEDIYYKNFLLLHVDDKAGVLAKITQVFAEYDVSLDSVVQQANPNNPDAEIIIVTHNASRASMNKVLRHLEQLNVIHRIKSHYRVEG